In Neisseria perflava, the DNA window TGCCCGACTGTTTGAAAACATCGGTACCGTCAACGACGGCATGGCGACCCTGTCCAAACCCCACACCATCCTCGACAAACCGCACGCCCTGCCGCTGAAAGTCACCCGAGGCGAAATCAAGTTTGATCACGTCGATTTTTCCTACGAAGCAGGCAAACCGCTCCTCAACGGCTTTAATCTGAACATCAAACCCGGCGAAAAAGTCGGCTTGATCGGCCGCAGCGGTGCAGGCAAATCCACCATCGTCAACCTGCTCCTGCGCTTTTACGAACCGCAAAGCGGCACGATTTCGATCGACGGCCAAACCGTGGACAGCGTTACCCAAGAAAGCCTGCGCGCCCAAATCGGTTTGGTAACGCAAGATACTTCCCTGCTGCACCGCTCCGTCCGCGACAATATTATTTACGGCCGTCCCGATGCAACCGAAGCCGAGATGATTTCCGCTGCGGAACGCGCCGAGGCCTCCGGTTTTATTCCTAACTTAAGCGATGCCAAAGGCCGACGCGGCTATGATGCGCACGTTGGCGAACGCGGCGTGAAACTTTCCGGCGGCCAGCGCCAACGCATCGCCATCGCCCGCGTTATGCTCAAAGACGCGCCGATTCTGTTGCTTGACGAAGCCACCAGCGCGCTCGACTCCGAAGTCGAAGCCGCCATCCAAGAAAGCCTCGACAAAATGATGGAAGGCAAAACCGTGATTGCCATCGCCCACCGCCTCTCCACCATCGCCGCGATGGACCGCCTCATCGTCTTGGACAAAGGCCGCATCATCGAAGAAGGCAGCCACACCGAGTTGCTCGAGAAACAAGGCCTGTACGCCAAACTTTGGGCGCACCAAAGCGGCGGCTTCTTGAGTGAGCATGTCGAGTGGGAAAACAATTAACGCTTTGAAAGAAGATAAAAGGCCGTCTGAAAACATTTTCAGACGGCCTTTATTAATGAAGCAAAGGGTAGGTGGGATAACCGCCCTTTGTCAGTTGAAACCTTAGTTTTTTACAGCCCCAGTGACCAAGCATTTTGGTGTTCGGACAAGTCTTCCAGGCGGTTTTCGTAATGGGCGAAGATTTCTTCGATGATTTCGTCTTCGTCGTCGATGACTCGAATCAAGTTCAAATCCTCTTCCAAAATCAGGTTTCTGCCCAGCAACTGCTCGCGTATCCAGTCCAACAGTCCCGCCCAAAATGCTTTGCCCACTAAGATAATCGGGCGGTCGGGCGTTTTGCCGGTTTGCACCAAAGTCAGGCTTTCAAACAATTCGTCCAGCGTGCCGAAACCGCCGGGCATGACGACATACGCCACAGCGTGTTTGACGAACATGACTTTGCGCGGGAAAAAGTGTTGGAATTTAATCGACAAATCCTGATAGGGATTGGCTTTTTGCTCGTGCGGCAACACGATATTCAGCCCCACCGCCGGACTTGCGCCTGCAAACGCGCCTTTGTTGGCCGCTTCCATAATGCCCGGCCCGCCGCCGGAAATGACGGAAAATCCGGCATCCGACAGTTTGCGGGCCAAGCGCAATGTGAACTCGTAGTCGGGATGGTTTTCAGGCGTGCGCGCGCTGCCGTAAATGCTGACGGCTGGTTGAATGGCGCGCAATTCTTCGCCGGCTTCGACAAATTCGGAAATAATCTTCAATACATGATACGACTCACGCGCCTGAATATCGCGGCGGGTTTCGTCGGGCAGCATGGGTTTGGGCAGTTTTTTGAGCAGGCTCACGGCTTTTCCTTCGTGTTTTTATGTGCGGTATTGTAACCCGAAAGGGGCGAGCCGTCTGAAAGTTGGGTTTCGGCGGCAAGTGTGCCTGCTACATTTTCAAAAGCCCGTTACAATATCTGCTTTTATTTTCACTGCTCCGCCATGCTAGATATTATCCACCGCGACAGCCGCACCATCGCCGTCAACAAACCTGCCGGAATGCTGGTGCACCGAAGCTGGTTAGACAAACACGAAACCCGTTTTGCCGTGCAGACCCTGCGCGACCAAATCGGACAGCACGTCTATCCCGTCCACCGCCTCGACCGTCCGACTTCCGGCGTCTTGCTGTTTGCCCTCGATACGGAAGCCGCACGGTTATTGACGCAGCAGTTTGAAAACAAAGCCATCGAAAAAACTTATTGGGCCATCGTTCGCGGTCATCTGCCTTCAGACGGCCTGATTGATTATGCCCTCAAATATATGCCCGACAAAATCGCCGAAGCGCAGACCGAAGCCACATTGCAGGAAGCGCAAACCGCCTACCGCTGTCTGGCACAAACCGAGCTGCCGTTCCAGTCTGCCCTGCGTTATCCGACCTCGCGTTATTCGTGGGCCGAACTTAAGCCGCACACCGGCCGCAAACACCAACTCCGCCGCCATATGAAACACATTTTCCACCCCATCGTCGGCGACACCAACTACGGCGATTTGCGCCAAAAC includes these proteins:
- a CDS encoding TIGR00730 family Rossman fold protein → MSLLKKLPKPMLPDETRRDIQARESYHVLKIISEFVEAGEELRAIQPAVSIYGSARTPENHPDYEFTLRLARKLSDAGFSVISGGGPGIMEAANKGAFAGASPAVGLNIVLPHEQKANPYQDLSIKFQHFFPRKVMFVKHAVAYVVMPGGFGTLDELFESLTLVQTGKTPDRPIILVGKAFWAGLLDWIREQLLGRNLILEEDLNLIRVIDDEDEIIEEIFAHYENRLEDLSEHQNAWSLGL
- the truC gene encoding tRNA pseudouridine(65) synthase TruC, with amino-acid sequence MLDIIHRDSRTIAVNKPAGMLVHRSWLDKHETRFAVQTLRDQIGQHVYPVHRLDRPTSGVLLFALDTEAARLLTQQFENKAIEKTYWAIVRGHLPSDGLIDYALKYMPDKIAEAQTEATLQEAQTAYRCLAQTELPFQSALRYPTSRYSWAELKPHTGRKHQLRRHMKHIFHPIVGDTNYGDLRQNHAVAEHIGTQRLMLHARSLSFQSIEDGSRMTVQAPIDNDWRLWMEKFKTEAV